In Deinococcus proteolyticus MRP, a single genomic region encodes these proteins:
- a CDS encoding GGDEF domain-containing protein — translation MAARPVILSRADWEAALAGLGQAPLSAARVNVDRFTQVGEQLGRAQAEGLLRGLERLLAAELPSGTVLGRVSEDEYAVLLPETSPETALRLLDGVVRQFARHRDPRWPRGVGLSAGVAAQPAHARTPAELLLAADEALYRAKREGRGRACLYTPTKMVLKSNYYPRSQLDRLKKRAAHEGRSEADVLRAALEAYLASKEL, via the coding sequence ATGGCAGCCAGGCCGGTCATTTTGAGCCGCGCCGACTGGGAAGCCGCGCTGGCAGGCCTGGGGCAGGCACCGCTCAGCGCCGCGCGGGTGAACGTGGACCGCTTCACGCAGGTGGGCGAGCAACTGGGCCGCGCCCAGGCCGAGGGACTGCTGCGCGGGCTGGAGCGCCTGCTGGCCGCCGAGTTGCCTTCCGGCACCGTGCTGGGCCGGGTCAGCGAAGACGAGTACGCCGTGCTGCTGCCAGAAACCTCGCCGGAGACAGCACTGCGCCTGCTGGACGGGGTGGTGCGGCAATTTGCCCGGCACCGTGACCCCCGCTGGCCCCGCGGCGTAGGCCTCAGCGCTGGCGTGGCCGCCCAGCCAGCACACGCCCGCACGCCTGCCGAGCTGCTGCTGGCCGCCGATGAAGCCCTGTACCGCGCCAAACGTGAGGGCCGGGGGCGGGCCTGCCTGTACACCCCGACCAAAATGGTCCTGAAGAGCAACTATTATCCGCGCAGCCAGCTGGACCGGCTGAAAAAACGTGCGGCACATGAGGGCCGCAGCGAGGCGGACGTACTGCGGGCAGCGCTGGAGGCCTACCTGGCCAGCAAAGAGCTGTAA